The genomic DNA CTTAAAATcgcgaagaataaaataaatatgtataatacgtaCGTATTTGCGAAAACTGTAGTAATATCTGATGCATTCTTACAATCTTTAATTAAGTCTTTTGAGCCATTGGCAGATGCAAAGGCTAGAGAAGCAGTAGCTAGTGGACAATGGTTCCAAACGATAGCAGAGAATAGGATTAAATCCAAATCAGCAgacttaatatttgaaaataaaggaaataaaaaagaagatcgTCGGAAGAAAGCTGCAACCGGCAAAGCGGGTGGTGGTATGCAAGGGCgagaaacaaaaacaaaatctACTAAAAAAAAGTATCTACAAGGAAAAAATCGCGATCCTGAATCCgacgatgaaaatataaaagtccCATCAACTAAAATTGGACTTAAAATAGTATCTttggaagatattaaaaatgaaattgcaaaagATGATAATTTAGCAATAATTGATGACCTGGTAGATGAATTAGCATCATACTTGGaacaaaaaataaacaattatgcTATATCTATTGCAGAACAGTTAGCACAAAACAATAAAACTACAAATTTAAGTGAAATTGAAGAACGTTTAAATGTTCTAGTaacaaacattaaaatatttgacaaaGGTATTAAGCAAATAGATAAAGCAGATCAAGCTGCTTTAACAAAGTACTTACTAAAATCTCTTGGTACTGATTTTGTCAACGAGATATTTAAATTAGCTGCACAGCAATGTATGCTCCAATTCCCTGACAATATTACCACTGAAACAAGGCAAAAAATGCTACTTGATTTGCCAGAGGATGTGAAAGAACCCTTAACTAATATACACAAATCTATTGCTGGAAATTCCATAGATGATTTCTTGAATTTTATAGATGCAGCGATGGCGATTTGCTGTTTAgtgttaaaaaaatatgataaaaagaaagaaagaccaTTTATCTTGGGCCACAAAGAAGCCTTATTAGAAGAGCTTAATGCAACACAAGATCCTGCATTAGCACTACATTTAGTCacaagtatattatttattgcagCAACACAAAGTGTATTACATATGTCTGGAAGACATGTAGCAACAgttctttcatttcttcaaaAACAATTGCAACTTTCAACgatggaaatattatttaaataccatGGTATGAAATATTTAGTGACTTTTATCAATTTACCTTTAACATTTACAAcattaatgtatatttatttgtgcaatacttatacttatattaCAGATATGGTGCTGAAAAGTTTAACTTCTTCAGATGAAGAAGTAAAACTTAATACTCAGAAGGAATTAGAAGCTGGGTtggtagaaattaaaaatattgcaaataattataaacaacATTTAAAAAGTGATAAACTACAAGAATAGAGAATAAATACacataattatatgtaaatataaatattattaatttgtataaaaatgtattcaaGAGTTTTATACTATATTTTGCACTGAATTGcaacaaattgaaaaaaatataaaataattggaattttattaaaaagattgttcatttttatataagtaataaataatattctttaatatcTTACTTTGAAAatcttataattattttaaacctAGTTTTTAATACATCTGtacaatattatacaattatatatgtacaaagtTTATTACTCTATTATCTAttgctaatactatataattactattactAATACTAATAGAATACTATTCATTTGTTTTCAAATCTTAAAACTccttgttatatgttatatccaACATTCCTGAATAACAATGTCTTGTGCACCATTCATTTACAAACTTTGATTCACATTACAAAGTTGCTAATATCCTTGTGAATCCAACACATCCTGCTACAACAGTCTGACCAATACCCCAAAATAATGCATATAATGGTGGCAGTGGATATCGAGATGCTCTGTATACAAAAGCAACGGCAGCAGAACTAAGAACTCCTGATGTTAATGGCAATAATATACCCATTATTATAATCAGCAATGGGAAGAatctttaaatgaaaatttactaagttattttatattctaaatgcattatacatataaaaaaaatttaacatttttttatatttggcaCTTAGTATCTGATTTGTTAACTAATATGGTTTCTGACATAAATATCAgtataatatattatccactacattataaatttctttatattactagaatataattaataaatatatacctaCTTTCCATATTTATGTTGTCTTAATGTAGCAAAACAAATAGCACCAGCTATAGTGTGAACAAAAACGGAAGAAAATAGAGCCCATAAGAATATTTGATACCACATTTCTGCAAAAGTTATAGAGACCAAAAACGACATTTGAATTtagaagaaatttaaaatatttagaaaaactaattatttttatgaatatttacataCCAGCAAATGAAGTTAAAGGTGTATAAAAAACATTGCCAGtgttaatatttcttaaattaactGGTGGTCGCAAAACAGAACTATCTGTTTGTGCTTCCATTGTAActgttttagaaatattttaagatataCTTTTTATATCAGCATTAAGAAAAGTTATAACTTCAGTAATATGCATTTGTAACTATAATTGAACACATTTTTATGAAAGAACATTTTATACATAATGACAATCAAATCAACAtctaagaaaaatattcttaaactCCGCAATGGTGTAAAATACTCTGTATGATGtaagtaaattttttaaattttattttatacttttaaatacattaaaattcaagattctttctttaaaaaaattgtataatttactatgaaataaaaacaaaatattgagAAATCTATTTTAACTTACATCTTCATCATAAATTGTTTTTGtgcattatacgtcacataaatacatacatttCCATGTTGTTAAGTTACTTTTGCATTTAATAGCAAACGTTATACACGTTTAATGTCATTTCTCGCGTAatctattttaacat from Bombus terrestris chromosome 11, iyBomTerr1.2, whole genome shotgun sequence includes the following:
- the LOC100649544 gene encoding E3 UFM1-protein ligase 1 homolog; this encodes MSTVDWDEIKRLAADFQKAQLSSTLQKLSERNCVEIVTKLIESKLLEVIFTNDGKEYVTPQHLGKEIKDELYIHGGRINMVDLSQILNVNLSQVSKVANDLEKHNKGLKIILGQLIDKTYINKIAEEINDRLIQHGIINVSELTIHYDLPADFLQSVIEKELGRNIYGKQDPQDSKVFYTESFIARNKAKIRGALCAITKPTPLSAILGQCSVSERIFFSILDNLQEMKQIPGVVAGKQGTNSLYIPTIYSKSQNEWLNNFYKQNGYLEYDALTRLGISDPPNFVKRHFPNEDLVFLDSVAVGANIRDQIDSNIEEAIATESFVDISPLLPSVFSDKDMEMLLKIAKNKINMYNTYVFAKTVVISDAFLQSLIKSFEPLADAKAREAVASGQWFQTIAENRIKSKSADLIFENKGNKKEDRRKKAATGKAGGGMQGRETKTKSTKKKYLQGKNRDPESDDENIKVPSTKIGLKIVSLEDIKNEIAKDDNLAIIDDLVDELASYLEQKINNYAISIAEQLAQNNKTTNLSEIEERLNVLVTNIKIFDKGIKQIDKADQAALTKYLLKSLGTDFVNEIFKLAAQQCMLQFPDNITTETRQKMLLDLPEDVKEPLTNIHKSIAGNSIDDFLNFIDAAMAICCLVLKKYDKKKERPFILGHKEALLEELNATQDPALALHLVTSILFIAATQSVLHMSGRHVATVLSFLQKQLQLSTMEILFKYHDMVLKSLTSSDEEVKLNTQKELEAGLVEIKNIANNYKQHLKSDKLQE
- the LOC100647038 gene encoding transmembrane protein 170A — translated: MEAQTDSSVLRPPVNLRNINTGNVFYTPLTSFAEMWYQIFLWALFSSVFVHTIAGAICFATLRQHKYGKFFPLLIIIMGILLPLTSGVLSSAAVAFVYRASRYPLPPLYALFWGIGQTVVAGCVGFTRILATL